In the genome of Myxococcus guangdongensis, the window CACCTCGGCATGCCCTGTCAGGGGCGCGGGCATCGGCTCACCGACGACGGGCACCTCCGCCGCGGGGGGCCGGGCCGCCACGTCCTCCTCGCCCAGCACATCCGTCGGAGCCACCGGCGGCACCTCCCGAGAAGGCGCGTCCGTCCAGTCCGACACCTTGGGCGCCACGCCGCCCTCCGTACAGGCCGCCAGCAGCAACGCCGCCGCCGAGAAGCCCGCAATGCGCGCTCGCATCACCGTACCTCCTGAAGCTCTTCGATGAGGCCCATGCGGGCCAGTTCCGTCAGAAACCGCAACGTGTCCGCGAGCACCGCGCCCACGTCCATGGAGAACTCACGGGCCACCACCTCGGCCACCGAGCGCGCCGAGCGCGTCCCGTCACTGAGCTCCCAGATTCGCACCGCCGTCGCGTTGAGGCCCCGCAGCGTGCGGCCCTCCGCGTCCAGCAGCAGGAAGTCCGCGCCGAAGCGCTGCCCCTCCGCGCCCGCGCGACGCCGGGGATGACTGTCCCCTCCGAAGTCGCCGCTCATGCGCGCCCTCCCCGCCCCAACCACCGCGCCACCCGCCCACGCACCACGGCGCGCAGCCGCCCCAGCCGCGACGGCCCGCCATCCCACGCCGAGCCCAGCTCCACGCCGCGCCTTCGCACGCGCGCCACGCACCCGAGGATTCGCGACGCGGCGATGGGAGGATCCTCCCCCGCGGCGTTGTCCCCACGCAGCGACAGCACGCCCTCGCGCACCGCGCACACCCGATGGAGCACCAGCGCTTCGTCGAACCGCGCCAGCACCACCTCACCGAGGCGCGGCTCGCGAGACAGCGGCTCGACCCCCGCCACGTCTCCATCCCGCAATGACGGCCACATGCTGTCTCCCCGAACGGGAATCCAGCGCAAGGCCCGAGGCGGAGCGGAGTTGGGGGACTCACTCGACATTGACGGCGGAAGTCTACCGCACCAGCCAAGGTCACGCGACTGAGTCGCCCGGACTTCTCCCTGAATTTCCCGGAGGTTACAGAGCACCTCCGGGACTCAGCGGGATGTCAGGGATTCAACAAAATCCCTGACTGATACATCATGTCTTGATGATGCGCTGCACCACCTCGACGGCCGAATGCTCACGCACTGCGGCGGCGATGGCGTCCAGCTTCACGGGGATGGACGAGCCATCCGCCATCCGCTTGAGCTTCGCCTCGCCCGAGGTGCGCTCCTGCTCACCCAGCACGAGCGTGAAGCGGGCCCCGCTCTTGTCGGAGCGCTTCATCTGGCTCTTGAGGCTGCCCCCTCGGGTGTCGAAGTCGACGCGCAGGCCCTCGCGCCGCAGCTTGCTGGCCAGGGTGAAGGCCGTGTCCTGCGAGCCCGGGTCCGCCACCGCGATGAACAGGTCCGGTGACGCGCCGAACTTCCGGGTGCCTTCCTTCAGCAGCAGCACCAGCCGATCCAGACCGCACGCGAAACCCACGGCGGGCACGTCCGGTCCGCCCAGGCTCTTCACCAGCTTGTCGTAGCGGCCACCGCCGCCCACCGTGCTCGCGGTGCCGAGCGCCGGGTGAGAGGCGATGAACTCGAAGACGGTGCGCGTGTAGTAGTCCAGGCCGCGGACCATGCGCGGGTTGACGACGTACTTGATGTCCAGCGCCGTCAGCTTGCGCTGCACGTCGTCGAAGTGCGCCTTGCACGGCTCGCACAGGAACTCGAGCACGTTGGGCCCCTTGCCGGCGACCTCCTGGCACTTGGGGTTCTTGCAGTCGAGCACGCGCAGCGGGTTGGTCTCCATGCGGCGGTGACAGTCGCCGCACAGCTCCTCGATGTGCGCCTTGAGGTACTCCACCAGCTTCGCGTGGTACGCGGGCCGACAGGCCTCGTCCCCCAGCGAGTTGAGGTTGAGCGCGATGTCCTGGAGCCCGAGCGCCTGGAGGAACTGGGCCACCATGTCCATCACCTCGACGTCCTGGGCCGGCTCCTTCGAGCCGTAGGCCTCCGCGCCGACTTGATAGAACTGCCGGTAGCGGCCCGTCTTCATCCGCTCGTACCGGAACATCGGCCCCGTGTAGAACCAGCGCGTCAGCGGCTCCTGGTTCAGCATGGAGTGCTCGATGTACGCGCGCGCCGCCGGGGCCGTGCCCTCGGGACGCAAGGACAGGCTGCGGCCCCCCTTGTCGTCGAAGGTGTACATCTCCTTGCCGACGATGTCCGTCTCCTCGCCCACGCTGCGCACGAAGAGCGCGGTGTCCTCCACCATGGGCGTGCGGATCTCCCCGTAGCCGAAGCGCCCGAACAGCTCCCGGGCCAGCCCCTCCACGTGCTGCCAGATTTCAATCTCCCCTGGCAGGAGATCATTCATGCCCTTCACGGCGGCGAGCGTCTGACTCACGGCACCACTCCGATGCGCTGGCCCAACCGCAGCACGGCGTCCTCCTGCAGCACCGGGTCCCACTTCACGCGGCCCGGTTCGAACAGCAGGATGACGGTGGAGCCCATCTCGAAGCGGCCCAGCTCGCCGCCCTTCTCCACCTTGTAGCCCTCTTGATAGCGGTGCACCTTGCCCGGCTGGCCCGTGTGCGTGGTGACGTCGTCGTACGCCGCCTTGATGCGCGACACGCACGTGGCGCCCACCTTCACCACGGCGCACTTGCCCGCGGGCGTCTCCAGGTACGTCACCAGCCGCTCGTTCACGCAGAACAGGGACTGCTTGTTGAGCACCGACGCCGGGTTCACCGGCCAGAACTCACCGGGGATGTACGCATAGCCGGTGATGGTGCCCGCGAGCGGCGAGTGGATGCGGTGATAGTCCCGCGGCGACAGGTAGATGGTCGTCCAGGCGCCACCGTGGAACGGCTTCGCCACCTCGGCGTCACCCAACAGCTCGTCCACCGTGTACTCGATGCCCTTGGCCTGCAGGCACCGGCCCAGGTCCGAGTAGCCCACCTGCGACACGCGGCCGTCCACCGGCGACACCACGGACTTCGCGTCCGCGTCGATGGGGCGCAGCCCCGTCTTCAGGCCGCGCGTGAAGAACTGGGCGAACGTCGGGTAGTGCTCGATGGGGTGCTCGGCCTCCGCCATGTCCACGTTGTAGGAGCGGGCGAACGCGCGCATGGCCGCCTGGTGCACGGGCGCGGGCAGCGGGGCTCGAGTGGCCATGCCCACCACCGTCGACAGGGCCGACTTGGGCAACAGGCGCATCAACTTCATGAAGGTCTGGTCGTTCATGGGCGTCTTTGACTAACGGCCGGCGTCCGTCCCCGCGGGGGGCACGGTCCCAGCGTCCAGCGTCCGCGTCACCGTCGTCACGGAGCTCTTGGGCAACAACATCAGGACCCGACCTTGTTCGGTCAGCAGCACCGTGCCCACGTGGCCCGGGTACTCCAGGCGGCAGGCCGTGCTGTCGGTCATCTCCCACGCGTCCCGGATGCCCCGCCCCTCCACGTCGATGGGCGTGCCGCGCTTGAAGCAGCCGCGGAAGCCAGCCACCAGCTCGCTCGCCGGAGAGCCGACCTGGGGACCGCTGATGGGACCCGCGTCCGGGGGACCCGCGTCGGCGGGCTCCGCAGGAGGAGGCGGCGGCGGGGGCGCCAGCGTGGTGGAGGGCGCGCCGGGCGGAATCTCGCGGGCGCTGGCCACGGCCTTCTGGCGCGCGGCGACCTCGGCCTGCATGCGGGTGCGCTCGCGCTGGATGCGCTGGAGCAGCTCCTGCGCGGAAGGGGCGTCCAGGCTGTCCTGCGGCACGCGCTGGAGCTGCGCCTCGATGGGACCCATCTGCGGGTCCAGGTAGGCCTCATCCAGCTTCTGCGCGTACAGCTCGCGGAACTGGCGCGTGGCCTGCTGATACTCCGGCGACGACGGCTGCGGCTCGCGGCGGCAGGCCGACAGCAGCAACAGGAGGGAGGACAGCAGGGCCGCGAAGGGCCGGAGGGACACTCGGAGGACCTGGGGGCGCACGGACCCGGTTTATTTCATGTCCCCCGGCCCGTGCACAGTTTTCCGAAGGCGGTGCGTCAAACGCCGAGGAACAGTCGCTTGCCGAAATTGAGCGCCAGGTCCGCGTCGAAGATCTTCTGCGCCGCCGTCTCGATGTCGTACTCCACCCGGAGGTACTCCACCGTGCGCGCGTCCGTGTCGCAGATGACGAAGCAGGCCCGGTTGTCGTAGTCGCGCGGCTGGCCCACGCTGCCCACGGAGATGATGTACTTGTAGCCCTTGCGGATGCCGAACTTCTGGGCCACCACGTCGTTCACCTCGCCATTGCCGATGGCGAACGCGCGGCACAGGTGGCTGTGCCCGATGAACGTCACCTCGGGCAGCTCCTCCACGTAGGGCGTCAGCTCCCGCGCCTGCTCGAGCGCGAAGATGTACTCGTACGCCTTCGGGTCGATGGGCGAGCCGTGGCAGAAGCCCACCTCGCCGATGCGGTACGTGTACGGCAGGCTGCGCAGCCAGGCCATGTTCTCGTCCGTGAGGACGTTGGCGGACCAGTCCAGCGCGTGCCGGGCGGCGTCGTAGTAGTACGAGTAGTCCATCCGCCCCGCGACGGCGGCGTCGTGGTTGCCCAGCAGCGTCACCTCCGCCACCGAGCGCACCAGCTCACAGCAGGGATTCGGCGACGCGCCGTATCCGACGATGTCACCCAGGGACACGATGCGGTCCACCTTCTGCTGCTCGCAGACCCGCAGCACCTCGGTGAGCGCCTCGATGTTGGAGTGGATGTCGGAGATGACGGCGATGCGCATGGATGCCTCGGCTGGTGGGAGCCCGGCACTCAGCCGGCCCAGACCGCCTTCACGGGGTTCTTCTGCTGCTGAGAGATAATCCGCCGGAGCCGTCCCAGGGTTTCCGCGTCCACCGACTCGAACCGCAGGCCCATCCCCGGCGGGTAGGCCCGGTCCTCCTCTTCCCGCAGCCATACCACCGTGGCCGCCGTCTGCACCTCGGGATCATCCCCCGGGGTCAGCCGGAGCACCGCCTTCGCCCCTCGCTTCAGCGGCGTGCTCGTCCGCAGGAACAGGCCACCCTCGCTCAGGTTGGTGATGCGCGCGTACAGGGTGACATTGTCGGTCTCGCACCAACAGCGAAGCAAGGTCGGCACCCGCGCGGACTTTCGGTTATCGCTCAACCCTCTTCCTTCCCCGAGCACCCAAAAAGGAGGAAAGCCTAGGGACGGCCTGAATCCACCGTCAAGTTCGTGGGTGAGGCCGGACCCCACCCTGCCCGCCCGCCGCTCAGCGCTTCAGCGGCCCCAGGTCCTCGAAGTGGGTCAGCTTCTTGAACTCCGTGAAACGGGCGTGGATCTCCGGCTTGGTGACGTCCCGCAGGCGCTCCAGGCTGAACTTCTCCACCGTGAAGGACGCCATGACGCTGCCCATGACCATGGCGCGGCGCAGGACGGCCGAGTCCACCCCGGACGCCGCGGTGGCCACGGTGCCCATGAAGCCACCCGCGAAGGTGTCTCCGGCGCCCGTGGGGTCGAAGACCTCGGCCAGCGGGAAGGCCGGGCAGGCGAAGACGTGGTCCTTCTCGAAGAGGAGCGCGCCGTACTCACCGCGCTTCACCACCACGCGCTGGGGGCCCATGCCGAGGATGGCGCGGGCGGCCTTCACCACGTTGTGCTCGCCGGCCAGCTGCCGCGCCTCCGCGTCGTTGACGAAGAGCAGGTTGACCCGCTGGAGCGTCTTGAGCAGCGCGTCGCGGCTGCCCTGGATCCAGAAGTTCATCGTGTCCGCGGCCACCAGCTTGGGGTCGCGGACCTGGTCCACCACGCGCGCCTGGAGCTCCGGGTGGATGTTGCCCAGGAAGACGTAGGGCGTGTCGCGGTAGGACGCCGGCAGGTCCGGCGAGAAGGTCTGGAAGACGTTGAGCTGGGTGTCGAGCGTCTTCGCCTCGTTCAGCTCGTAGCCGTAGCGGCCCTTCCAGCGGAAGGTGCGGCCGGACTCGCGGGTCAGGCCCTCCAGGTCGATGCCGCGGCCCTTGAGGAAGCTGACGTGGGCCTCGGGGAAGTCCTCACCCACCACGGCGACGACGCGCACGGGGGAGAAGAACGACGCCGACGTGGAGAAGAACGTGGCGGAACCGCCGAGG includes:
- the asd gene encoding archaetidylserine decarboxylase (Phosphatidylserine decarboxylase is synthesized as a single chain precursor. Generation of the pyruvoyl active site from a Ser is coupled to cleavage of a Gly-Ser bond between the larger (beta) and smaller (alpha chains). It is an integral membrane protein.), with product MNDQTFMKLMRLLPKSALSTVVGMATRAPLPAPVHQAAMRAFARSYNVDMAEAEHPIEHYPTFAQFFTRGLKTGLRPIDADAKSVVSPVDGRVSQVGYSDLGRCLQAKGIEYTVDELLGDAEVAKPFHGGAWTTIYLSPRDYHRIHSPLAGTITGYAYIPGEFWPVNPASVLNKQSLFCVNERLVTYLETPAGKCAVVKVGATCVSRIKAAYDDVTTHTGQPGKVHRYQEGYKVEKGGELGRFEMGSTVILLFEPGRVKWDPVLQEDAVLRLGQRIGVVP
- the hisS gene encoding histidine--tRNA ligase, with the translated sequence MNDLLPGEIEIWQHVEGLARELFGRFGYGEIRTPMVEDTALFVRSVGEETDIVGKEMYTFDDKGGRSLSLRPEGTAPAARAYIEHSMLNQEPLTRWFYTGPMFRYERMKTGRYRQFYQVGAEAYGSKEPAQDVEVMDMVAQFLQALGLQDIALNLNSLGDEACRPAYHAKLVEYLKAHIEELCGDCHRRMETNPLRVLDCKNPKCQEVAGKGPNVLEFLCEPCKAHFDDVQRKLTALDIKYVVNPRMVRGLDYYTRTVFEFIASHPALGTASTVGGGGRYDKLVKSLGGPDVPAVGFACGLDRLVLLLKEGTRKFGASPDLFIAVADPGSQDTAFTLASKLRREGLRVDFDTRGGSLKSQMKRSDKSGARFTLVLGEQERTSGEAKLKRMADGSSIPVKLDAIAAAVREHSAVEVVQRIIKT
- a CDS encoding metallophosphoesterase family protein, translating into MRIAVISDIHSNIEALTEVLRVCEQQKVDRIVSLGDIVGYGASPNPCCELVRSVAEVTLLGNHDAAVAGRMDYSYYYDAARHALDWSANVLTDENMAWLRSLPYTYRIGEVGFCHGSPIDPKAYEYIFALEQARELTPYVEELPEVTFIGHSHLCRAFAIGNGEVNDVVAQKFGIRKGYKYIISVGSVGQPRDYDNRACFVICDTDARTVEYLRVEYDIETAAQKIFDADLALNFGKRLFLGV
- a CDS encoding PfkB family carbohydrate kinase; this encodes MSLLVVGSVALDSVETPFGQKEDVLGGSATFFSTSASFFSPVRVVAVVGEDFPEAHVSFLKGRGIDLEGLTRESGRTFRWKGRYGYELNEAKTLDTQLNVFQTFSPDLPASYRDTPYVFLGNIHPELQARVVDQVRDPKLVAADTMNFWIQGSRDALLKTLQRVNLLFVNDAEARQLAGEHNVVKAARAILGMGPQRVVVKRGEYGALLFEKDHVFACPAFPLAEVFDPTGAGDTFAGGFMGTVATAASGVDSAVLRRAMVMGSVMASFTVEKFSLERLRDVTKPEIHARFTEFKKLTHFEDLGPLKR
- a CDS encoding TIGR02266 family protein → MSDNRKSARVPTLLRCWCETDNVTLYARITNLSEGGLFLRTSTPLKRGAKAVLRLTPGDDPEVQTAATVVWLREEEDRAYPPGMGLRFESVDAETLGRLRRIISQQQKNPVKAVWAG
- a CDS encoding PqqD family protein, whose translation is MSGDFGGDSHPRRRAGAEGQRFGADFLLLDAEGRTLRGLNATAVRIWELSDGTRSARSVAEVVAREFSMDVGAVLADTLRFLTELARMGLIEELQEVR
- a CDS encoding S24 family peptidase, whose product is MSSESPNSAPPRALRWIPVRGDSMWPSLRDGDVAGVEPLSREPRLGEVVLARFDEALVLHRVCAVREGVLSLRGDNAAGEDPPIAASRILGCVARVRRRGVELGSAWDGGPSRLGRLRAVVRGRVARWLGRGGRA